One genomic region from Uloborus diversus isolate 005 chromosome 2, Udiv.v.3.1, whole genome shotgun sequence encodes:
- the LOC129216702 gene encoding uncharacterized protein LOC129216702, protein MKCGILCSVSCLVHSTPAVSCEVMEPSGDSELEPLPEIGELILKTNADVEPFVETTSSDLPSISELIEEFKCKPCVVVLHRLNPDEIELHTKRVLSSHADGLELDLLSTSCRLEKKTIQKQKLFEKYKLSRQNFRKRKRSQAHKHGSDEFFSEAEFEEQNSRHLKKRKGRNRKRLTYEDDVEWSPDSSKHMYAPSYKTKVNKATKMLRQNARRKIIDSASSDSEDGYYWEKFGHNQEESKMNKTVSNFPVERANPVSDKLGGTESNPGKYDVLSQIMQDMDNQHNGMAKRKFNEHKKINSFTKCNLSPEKRQKRKRKISVMGGKFVRSNSNSNTVSSIVEDIVSLVCSAADTSGKKTVSNITMKICRSCGTPFSNSQANEQLCIICKDFTKRNSFSKRVKGVKTNHQKLNKGFPKSPKSKSKVKNRLLKVVPKCDMQRLLYGDKTDKLSLEKGYNHCKTITLSTQNNEKILDISIKSSDQSQSSDTVLKRGKGPGSKKNAAKGKKLQMNQKNNQVTNKKTKCTLKEVKANPGKFSSVVNSDSKSEANLSQNHVSLTNVGKGLFLMTFPEPDKELKMEGNLSKLSSKKENKVLSKMTVTESKSSNASAVDIAGKNTSGSGKNDNLEIPPLPTVVVANYAGDDAGEFSLSSIFYQNDSTAPTRPQLIPKPVQSQLIPKPVQPQLIPKPVQLNVVVNRPQLSITPVLTRNSSPLTTSILPNLLTTSSYMPTSVRPTSVLIHQPATNITLSAPSGPLIINQGNTLCRVTNTNTCLSNMLTSNIRMQNNLPGQITLVSNPYPDFSTAVSGSLSSNNESQLKITSVGTVRTSYEIQNNRLNPSEMYLSAETGEFLPKNNTALSGTSHLCNEITAQNKSNTTLENASPKGETDLKLNQKESNTSVKRQTGTANASETSESTPKYSPFSAVYEEIEAIGVLAVLDLESNPRHFLNMRLELAKIALQNARSSSSDKISNCEFQCRILEIAQKWLRQYGSFQRVSDHLLGKDNLIKIKKEILEEEEEEEQEDGRSSCAFSKSPASFSSSTDNSLHTVPQNSYSNPSPAAGPLERLETQIASINHPVLPDFEPSSIMHHYPSASLGGAAAASAPMTPRNDFDSRMTPSRGSSGPRTPARPESATLQVEELTAAQIKQEKFENAISPSSRCAFSQSTTPISSQTITTQIANPLNAIASVANMPIISSSIVAQQLNQQSMHQYRAREIPPNRTAPFDTSQNLARALLTMNPRPPSGNVLNVQQVYLPGNAGYLRAPAPVPSTLSSNNFVLRQNASVNVTSGQIVVNNNAQMSSQALYPVLSSAANQQVYNTNQQTYNSNQQVYYTPQVSTSLVPSPSSYVVQNKPLSVDVDQMFCAVCNKVATLRCKQCAKVAYCNTACAKIYWHKKHKMECRSTASEL, encoded by the coding sequence gcTTATTGAGGAGTTCAAGTGCAAGCCTTGCGTTGTGGTCTTGCACAGATTGAATCCTGATGAAATTGAATTACATACTAAAAGAGTGCTCTCATCTCATGCAGATGGCTTGGAGTTGGACCTCTTGAGCACATCTTgcagacttgaaaaaaaaacaatccagaaacaaaaactgtttgaaaaatataaattgtccAGACAAAATTTCAGAAAACGTAAAAGATCACAAGCACATAAACATGGATCAGACGAGTTCTTTTCCGAAGCAGAGTTTGAGGAACAGAATtcaaggcatttgaaaaaaagaaaaggacgaAATCGGAAGCGTCTTACTTATGAAGACGATGTGGAGTGGTCACCAGACAGCTCAAAACATATGTATGCTCCCAGTTACAAGACAAAAGTCAACAAAGCTACAAAGATGTTACGGCAGAATGCTCGAAGGAAAATTATTGATAGTGCTTCCAGTGATAGTGAGGATGGATActattgggaaaaatttggtCACAACCAGgaagaaagtaaaatgaacaAAACGGTTAGCAATTTTCCTGTTGAAAGAGCTAATCCAGTATCCGACAAGTTGGGGGGAACAGAAAGCAATCCAGGAAAGTATGATGTGCTGTCGCAAATAATGCAAGATATGGATAACCAGCACAATGGGATGGCGAAGAGGAAATTTAatgagcataaaaaaataaattcattcacAAAATGTAATCTCAGTCCAGAGAAAAGACAAAAGCGTAAAAGAAAAATCAGTGTCATGGGTGGCAAATTTGTGCGTTCCAATTCAAATTCCAACACTGTGTCTAGTATAGTGGAGGACATTGTTAGTCTAGTGTGTTCTGCTGCAGATACAAGTGGAAAAAAGACAGTTTCTAACATTACCATGAAAATTTGTCGTTCTTGTGGCACACCATTTTCAAATTCTCAGGCTAATGAGCAATTGTGTATCATTTGCAAAGATTTCACAAAACGTAATAGCTTTTCTAAGAGGGTAAAAGGAGTAAAAACTAATCACCAGAAACTAAATAAAGGTTTCCCGAAATCGCcgaaaagtaaaagtaaagtgAAAAACAGGTTACTTAAAGTTGTTCCTAAATGTGATATGCAAAGACTGCTCTATGGCGATAAAACTGATAAGTTATCTTTGGAAAAAGGGTATAACCATTGCAAAACCATTACTTTATCtacacaaaataatgaaaaaatattagatatttCAATCAAGTCTTCTGATCAGTCTCAGAGTTCAGACACAGTTTTAAAAAGAGGTAAAGGTCCGGGGTCAAagaaaaatgcagcaaaaggtaAAAAACTTCAAATGAACCAGAAAAATAATCAAGTTACTAACAAGAAAACCAAATGTACTTTAAAGGAAGTTAAAGCTAACCCAGGAAAATTTTCTAGTGTTGTAAATTCTGATTCAAAGTCGGAAGCAAACCTGTCACAAAACCATGtttcattgactaatgttggcaAAGGTTTGTTTTTGATGACTTTTCCCGAACCTGATAAAGAGCTTAAAATGGAGGGAAACCTCTCAAAATTATcatctaaaaaagaaaacaaagtacTGTCAAAAATGACTGTTACTGAGAGTAAATCATCTAATGCATCTGCAGTGGACATAGCTGGAAAAAACACTTCAGGCTCTGGAAAAAATGATAATCTTGAAATACCCCCACTGCCAACTGTGGTGGTTGCAAATTATGCTGGTGATGATGCAGGAGAATTTAGCTTATCAAGCATCTTCTATCAGAATGATTCAACCGCACCTACAAGACCACAGTTAATTCCTAAACCTGTTCAATCACAATTAATTCCTAAACCTGTTCAACCACAATTAATTCCAAAACCTGTTCAGTTAAATGTTGTGGTTAATAGGCCCCAACTGTCCATCACGCCTGTATTGACAAGGAATTCATCACCTTTAACCACTTCAATTCTTCCCAATCTTCTGACAACCTCAAGCTATATGCCTACTTCAGTCAGACCAACAAGTGTTTTAATTCATCAACCTGCGACTAATATTACTTTGAGTGCTCCGTCTGGGCCATTGATCATTAATCAAGGAAATACCTTGTGCAGAGTAACAAATACAAACACTTGTTTGTCCAACATGTTAACCTCAAACATTCGCATGCAAAATAATTTGCCTGGCCAAATAACACTAGTTAGCAATCCGTATCCTGATTTTTCAACAGCTGTAAGTGGATCATTGAGTTCCAACAATGAATCGCAATTGAAAATTACAAGTGTGGGAACGGTAAGAACTTCTTACGAAATACAGAATAACCGTTTAAACCCATCAGAAATGTATTTAAGTGCTGAAACTGGTGAATTCTTGCCTAAAAATAACACTGCTCTTTCTGGCACTAGTCATTTGTGTAATGAAATTACTGCACAAAACAAATCTAACACCACCTTGGAAAATGCATCTCCAAAAGGAGAGACCGATTTGAAATTAAATCAGAAAGAGTCTAATACCAGTGTCAAAAGACAAACTGGTACAGCAAATGCATCTGAAACCAGTGAAAGTACCCCTAAATATTCACCATTTAGTGCTGTCTATGAAGAAATAGAAGCAATAGGTGTTTTAGCTGTTTTAGATCTTGAAAGTAACCCTCGTCATTTTCTTAATATGCGTTTAGAGCTAGCTAAAATTGCGTTGCAAAATGCAAGAAGCAGTTCTAGTGACAAAATTTCTAATTGTGAGTTCCAATGTCGCATTTTGGAAATTGCTCAAAAATGGTTGCGGCAGTATGGGTCATTTCAAAGAGTATCTGATCATCTCTTGGGGAAAGATaatctaattaaaattaaaaaagaaatactcgaagaagaggaagaagaagAACAAGAAGATGGCCGCTCTTCCTGTGCTTTTTCCAAAAGTCCAGCATCTTTTTCCTCATCCACAGACAACTCTTTGCATACTGTACCACAAAACTCTTACAGTAATCCGTCACCTGCAGCTGGTCCTCTTGAGAGACTCGAGACTCAGATAGCCTCAATAAATCATCCTGTGCTCCCAGACTTTGAGCCCAGCTCTATCATGCATCATTACCCTTCTGCTAGTCTTGGTGGTGCTGCTGCTGCCTCTGCTCCAATGACTCCCAGAAATGATTTTGATTCTCGAATGACCCCATCTAGAGGTAGCAGTGGCCCTCGAACTCCAGCAAGGCCTGAAAGTGCCACTTTGCAGGTGGAAGAACTCACTGCAGCTCAGATCAAgcaggaaaaatttgaaaatgctatttCACCTTCTTCCCGGTGTGCCTTCTCCCAAAGTACCACTCCTATTTCTAGTCAAACTATCACTACCCAGATTGCAAACCCTTTGAATGCCATTGCTTCTGTAGCAAACATGCCGATTATCAGCAGCAGTATTGTTGCTCAGCAGCTGAACCAGCAATCGATGCATCAATACCGTGCCAGGGAAATTCCTCCAAATAGGACAGCCCCTTTTGACACCAGCCAGAATCTGGCCCGTGCCCTTCTCACCATGAATCCCAGGCCTCCAAGTGGCAATGTGCTCAATGTTCAGCAAGTCTATCTCCCGGGAAACGCTGGATATCTGCGAGCTCCCGCCCCAGTGCCTTCCACATTGAGTTCTAATAACTTTGTGTTGAGACAGAATGCCTCTGTGAATGTTACAAGTGGACAAATTGTGGTGAACAATAATGCACAGATGAGCTCTCAAGCATTGTATCCAGTGCTGAGCAGCGCAGCAAACCAGCAGGTGTACAACACAAACCAGCAGACGTACAACTCAAATCAGCAAGTCTATTACACTCCTCAGGTGTCTACCAGTCTGGTCCCTTCGCCATCCTCCTATGTTGTGCAAAACAAG